One stretch of Nitrospirae bacterium YQR-1 DNA includes these proteins:
- a CDS encoding shikimate kinase, whose translation MKNIVLTGFMGTGKTTVGRILAKELGMKLVDIDEEIETENALSICDIFKEYGELAFRDKETEMAKKVSAKGGLVISTGGGIVLREENIACLRQNGLIVCLMATPETILQRTKGTTDRPLLKVENPYERIKELLAQRSACYRSADIAVETDGKSPVVIAQEITEYWKTVC comes from the coding sequence GTGAAAAACATTGTATTGACCGGCTTTATGGGAACCGGTAAGACCACCGTAGGTAGAATTCTTGCCAAAGAACTGGGCATGAAGCTTGTGGATATTGATGAGGAGATAGAGACGGAAAACGCATTGTCCATCTGTGACATATTTAAAGAATATGGCGAACTTGCCTTCAGGGACAAAGAGACTGAAATGGCCAAAAAGGTTTCAGCTAAAGGTGGGCTAGTCATATCAACCGGCGGAGGAATTGTGCTGAGGGAAGAAAATATAGCCTGTTTAAGACAAAACGGTCTTATCGTCTGCCTTATGGCAACACCCGAGACTATCCTTCAGCGCACTAAAGGCACCACAGACAGGCCTCTCCTTAAAGTTGAAAATCCATATGAGAGAATAAAGGAACTACTTGCACAGCGGAGTGCTTGTTATCGCAGTGCAGATATAGCAGTTGAAACGGATGGTAAAAGCCCTGTGGTAATAGCACAGGAGATAACAGAGTACTGGAAAACGGTGTGTTGA